A genomic stretch from Streptomyces sp. QL37 includes:
- a CDS encoding acyltransferase domain-containing protein yields the protein MNHHQGNHSNMHLFPGQGTFSVSSLTAALNRSRLLREAFDEIAGQTDPVAVAHDQEPLGPELTGPTPPSTTDLARAGRVELAMFTSAMAAHRALSQVYGPPTAVVGVSLGDLPALTAAGAFTVSDGARMTLAAAPIQRSCPGRMVHLACSTRVADEIIDRSGVRNAAPALVNDDRSIVITAPRSGVDAIQAAAAVQDVPAALVPVPFGSHHPELGKYAEEGYEAIRQFEPMPARIPVYSAAGARRYSFRGDIARQISDNLVTKVELPSVLDRGMRHRPDVVLDLDTSGSLASSARKVLPDDRSVAVCAPFQEERFPW from the coding sequence ATGAACCACCACCAGGGAAACCACTCGAACATGCACCTGTTTCCCGGTCAGGGCACGTTCTCCGTGTCCTCACTGACCGCCGCTCTGAACCGTAGCCGCCTCCTGCGGGAGGCGTTCGACGAGATCGCCGGTCAGACCGACCCGGTGGCCGTCGCACATGACCAGGAACCGCTGGGTCCCGAACTGACGGGACCGACTCCGCCGTCGACGACCGATCTGGCTCGCGCGGGCCGGGTCGAGCTGGCCATGTTCACTTCCGCCATGGCGGCCCACCGAGCCCTGAGCCAGGTGTACGGGCCCCCTACAGCCGTGGTGGGGGTCAGTCTGGGGGATCTCCCCGCCCTCACCGCCGCCGGCGCCTTCACCGTGTCCGACGGGGCCCGGATGACACTCGCCGCCGCGCCCATCCAGCGGTCGTGCCCGGGCCGGATGGTCCACCTCGCCTGTTCCACGCGCGTGGCGGACGAGATCATCGACCGCTCCGGGGTACGGAACGCCGCTCCGGCTCTCGTCAACGACGACCGGTCGATCGTGATAACCGCGCCCCGGAGCGGGGTCGACGCGATCCAGGCTGCGGCAGCCGTGCAGGACGTTCCCGCGGCGCTGGTGCCCGTTCCCTTCGGCTCCCACCACCCCGAACTGGGCAAGTACGCGGAGGAGGGCTACGAGGCGATCAGGCAGTTCGAACCCATGCCGGCACGCATCCCCGTCTACTCCGCTGCGGGAGCACGCCGTTACTCCTTCCGGGGCGACATCGCGCGCCAGATCTCGGACAACCTGGTCACGAAGGTCGAGCTGCCCAGCGTTCTGGACCGCGGCATGCGGCACCGGCCGGACGTCGTCCTCGACCTCGACACCAGCGGCAGCCTGGCATCGAGCGCCCGCAAGGTGCTGCCGGACGACCGCTCCGTGGCCGTGTGCGCACCGTTCCAGGAGGAGAGGTTCCCGTGGTGA
- a CDS encoding MFS transporter, translating to MKSGQRPGRLPGHRLGRRFGWLWGAYGTSALGTWLAFGAFPLIAVQVLRAGPAEVAALSSVGAAVGAAVAVPLGPWVEFRRKRPVLITMDLVRFAALLTVPVAFALGELTFLQLLLVTVVVSAADITFRAASGAFLKTLLPPEDLLVANARFEATNWTTTIIGPPLGGAAIGLLGPMATLVADAVSYLLSALGIRATGGHEPPPARRGAGRMRAGDLLDGWRYILADATLRALFFNTALFNGLVMATQPLLAVLMLGRLGFAPWQYGLAFAAPAVGGLLGSRLARPLTTRFGQHQVLVVAGTLRAVWPVGLAFLGPGTGGLLLVVGVELGLILCCAVFNPVHATCRLELTATDRVTRTLTAWAVTAKASTALLTALWGVLGSLLGPRTAIGLAGVLLLATPLLLPRRGLGARILRSRSEN from the coding sequence ATGAAGAGCGGGCAGCGGCCGGGGCGGCTGCCCGGGCACCGGCTGGGTCGGCGGTTCGGGTGGCTCTGGGGAGCGTACGGAACCAGCGCGCTCGGCACGTGGCTCGCCTTCGGCGCGTTCCCGCTGATCGCCGTCCAGGTGCTGCGCGCCGGACCGGCCGAGGTCGCGGCGCTGTCCTCCGTGGGGGCGGCGGTGGGCGCGGCCGTCGCGGTGCCGCTCGGCCCGTGGGTGGAGTTCCGCCGCAAGCGGCCGGTGCTGATCACGATGGACCTGGTGCGGTTCGCGGCGCTGCTCACGGTCCCCGTGGCCTTCGCGCTCGGTGAGCTCACCTTCCTTCAGCTCCTGCTGGTCACGGTCGTCGTCTCGGCAGCCGACATCACCTTCCGCGCCGCCTCCGGCGCCTTCCTGAAGACACTGCTGCCGCCCGAGGACCTGCTCGTCGCCAACGCCCGGTTCGAGGCCACGAACTGGACGACCACGATCATCGGACCACCGCTGGGCGGCGCGGCGATCGGGCTCCTCGGCCCGATGGCCACGCTGGTGGCCGACGCGGTCAGCTATCTGCTCTCGGCCCTGGGCATCCGTGCGACGGGCGGCCACGAGCCGCCGCCCGCGCGACGGGGGGCCGGTCGCATGCGGGCCGGGGACCTGCTCGACGGCTGGCGGTACATCCTCGCCGACGCGACTCTGCGCGCACTGTTCTTCAACACCGCCCTGTTCAACGGCCTGGTGATGGCCACCCAGCCGCTGCTGGCCGTTCTCATGCTCGGCCGGCTCGGGTTCGCGCCGTGGCAGTACGGCCTCGCCTTCGCCGCTCCCGCGGTCGGCGGGCTGCTCGGTTCACGGCTGGCCCGTCCGCTGACGACCCGGTTCGGGCAGCATCAGGTCCTGGTCGTGGCCGGGACGCTGCGCGCGGTCTGGCCGGTCGGCCTGGCCTTCCTGGGGCCGGGCACCGGCGGGCTGCTGCTGGTGGTGGGGGTCGAACTCGGGCTCATCCTCTGCTGCGCCGTCTTCAACCCGGTGCACGCCACCTGCCGCCTGGAGCTCACCGCCACCGACCGGGTCACCCGCACCCTGACCGCCTGGGCGGTGACGGCCAAGGCTTCGACCGCCCTCCTGACAGCCCTCTGGGGCGTACTGGGCAGTCTGCTCGGCCCTCGTACGGCCATCGGCCTGGCCGGCGTGCTCCTGCTGGCGACTCCTCTGCTGCTCCCCCGCCGGGGACTCGGAGCCAGAATTTTGAGATCCAGATCAGAAAATTAA
- a CDS encoding MFS transporter codes for MAAPATAPPPPSNLRRIVAASLVGTTVEWYDFFLYGSAAALVFNKLFFPESDPLVGTLLSFLTYAVGFAARPIGALVFGHYGDRLGRKKLLVLSLLMMGGATFAIGLLPTHATIGSAAPVLLTVLRLVQGFALGGEWGGAVLLVSEHGDAKRRGFWASWPQTGAPAGQLLATAVLSALTALMSESAFEAWGWRIPFLLSGLLVILGLWIRLSVDESPVFKAALAQAEQRKAAAAPAEKMPLVAVLRHHWRDVLIAMGARMAENISYYVITAFILVYATTSADLSKQTALNAVLVASAVHFAVIPLWGALSDRVGRRPVYLVGAIGVALWMFPFFALIDSRSFGSLLLAVTVGLVFHGAMYAPQAAFFAEMFATRMRYSGASIGAQFSSVAAGAPAPLIATALLADFGSSTPISLYVIAASLITVLAIVCAKETRSRDLADIEPETGRQAADTATLPADARSV; via the coding sequence ATGGCCGCCCCAGCAACCGCTCCCCCACCCCCGTCCAACCTCCGCCGCATCGTCGCCGCGAGCCTCGTCGGGACCACGGTGGAGTGGTACGACTTCTTCCTCTACGGCTCCGCTGCCGCACTGGTCTTCAACAAGCTGTTCTTCCCCGAGTCCGACCCGCTCGTCGGCACTCTCCTCTCCTTCCTCACCTACGCTGTGGGCTTCGCCGCACGCCCGATCGGGGCCTTGGTCTTCGGGCACTACGGCGACCGTCTCGGGCGCAAGAAACTGCTGGTGCTGAGCCTGCTGATGATGGGCGGCGCGACCTTCGCGATAGGGCTCCTGCCGACGCACGCCACCATCGGCTCCGCCGCGCCCGTCCTGCTCACCGTCCTGCGGCTGGTGCAGGGGTTCGCGCTCGGCGGCGAGTGGGGTGGTGCCGTGCTGCTCGTGTCGGAGCACGGCGATGCGAAACGGCGTGGGTTCTGGGCGTCGTGGCCCCAGACGGGGGCGCCCGCAGGCCAGTTGCTCGCGACCGCGGTGCTCTCCGCACTCACGGCGCTCATGTCCGAGTCCGCGTTCGAGGCTTGGGGCTGGCGGATACCCTTCCTCCTCTCCGGACTGCTCGTGATCCTGGGTCTGTGGATTCGTCTCTCTGTCGATGAATCGCCTGTCTTCAAGGCTGCCCTGGCCCAGGCCGAGCAGCGGAAGGCCGCGGCCGCCCCCGCCGAGAAGATGCCTCTGGTCGCGGTCCTGCGGCATCACTGGCGCGATGTGCTGATCGCCATGGGTGCGCGGATGGCGGAGAACATCAGCTACTACGTGATCACCGCGTTCATCCTCGTGTACGCGACGACGTCCGCGGACCTGAGCAAGCAGACGGCGCTCAACGCCGTACTCGTCGCGTCCGCCGTGCACTTCGCGGTGATCCCGCTGTGGGGGGCGCTGTCCGACCGGGTGGGACGCAGGCCGGTCTATCTGGTCGGCGCCATCGGGGTGGCGCTCTGGATGTTCCCGTTCTTCGCGCTGATCGACAGCAGGAGCTTCGGGAGTCTGCTGCTGGCCGTCACCGTCGGACTGGTCTTCCACGGCGCCATGTACGCGCCGCAGGCGGCATTCTTCGCGGAGATGTTCGCGACGCGGATGCGCTACTCGGGCGCGTCGATCGGCGCCCAGTTCTCGTCGGTCGCCGCGGGCGCCCCGGCGCCCCTCATCGCCACGGCGCTGCTGGCCGACTTCGGCAGCTCGACGCCGATCTCGTTGTACGTCATCGCCGCCTCGCTCATCACCGTGCTGGCGATCGTCTGCGCGAAGGAGACCAGGAGCCGGGACCTCGCCGACATCGAGCCGGAGACCGGCCGGCAGGCCGCGGACACCGCGACCCTGCCCGCCGACGCCCGTAGCGTCTGA
- the lnt gene encoding apolipoprotein N-acyltransferase — MSATITTAEPPPAPVSRSRKLWPRLVRPAAAVLSGVLLYASFPPRPLWWLVLPGFALLGWVLTARRLRAALGLGLLAGLGFMLPLLHWTGEEVGPVPWLALALAEALFIAVGCVGIAAVSRLPYWPVWAAGVWTLDEALRARVPFGGFPWGKIAFGQADSAFLPLAALGGTPLLTFAVVLCGFGLLEAARQVRDYRAGGTVPRSAVVAAAVTLAAPVAAALAALPLVDDSPQDGTATVAAVQGNVPRLGLDFNSQRRAVLDNHAERTEQLARDVQAGKVPRPDFVLWPENSSDLDPYRNADAREAIDRAVRAIGAPTVIGAVLTPDTGPLRNTLIQWDPESGPVDTYDKRHIQPFGEYMPMRSVARIFSKDVDRVQRDFGPGSKVGVFDLAGTKVGLVTCYEAAFDDAVRDTVKDGGQLIAVPSNNATFGRSEMTYQQLAMSQVRAVEHGRSVVVPVTSGVSAVIRPDGTIVEKTRMFTPDALVDEVPLRSSLTPATRLGALPEGILALLAVAGLGWATARSVRARKVRQDGPAGPEDVPAAT; from the coding sequence GTGAGCGCCACCATCACCACCGCCGAACCGCCGCCCGCCCCCGTGTCCCGCAGCAGGAAGCTGTGGCCGCGGCTCGTCCGGCCTGCCGCAGCCGTCCTGTCCGGTGTGCTGCTCTACGCGAGCTTTCCGCCCCGGCCGCTCTGGTGGCTGGTGCTGCCCGGCTTCGCCCTGCTGGGGTGGGTCCTGACCGCACGGCGGCTGCGCGCGGCACTGGGTCTCGGCCTCCTGGCGGGCCTCGGCTTCATGCTGCCCCTGCTGCACTGGACGGGGGAGGAGGTCGGCCCCGTACCCTGGCTCGCCCTCGCGCTGGCGGAGGCGCTGTTCATCGCCGTCGGCTGCGTCGGGATCGCCGCGGTCTCCCGGCTCCCGTACTGGCCCGTCTGGGCGGCGGGCGTGTGGACCCTGGACGAGGCGCTCCGCGCCCGTGTCCCGTTCGGCGGCTTCCCCTGGGGCAAGATCGCCTTCGGCCAGGCCGACAGCGCGTTCCTGCCGCTCGCCGCGCTGGGCGGGACCCCCCTGCTCACGTTCGCCGTCGTGCTGTGCGGCTTCGGGCTCCTGGAGGCCGCCCGGCAGGTCCGCGACTACCGGGCCGGCGGCACCGTGCCCCGCTCCGCCGTCGTCGCCGCGGCAGTCACCCTGGCCGCTCCGGTCGCCGCCGCGCTGGCGGCCCTCCCGCTCGTGGACGACTCTCCCCAGGACGGCACCGCCACCGTCGCGGCGGTGCAGGGCAACGTGCCGCGCCTGGGGCTCGACTTCAACTCCCAGCGCCGGGCGGTCCTGGACAACCACGCGGAGCGCACGGAACAGCTCGCGCGGGACGTGCAGGCCGGGAAGGTGCCCCGGCCGGACTTCGTGCTGTGGCCGGAGAACTCGTCCGACCTCGACCCCTACCGCAACGCCGACGCCCGCGAGGCCATCGACCGTGCCGTGCGCGCCATCGGCGCACCCACCGTCATCGGTGCCGTCCTCACCCCCGACACCGGACCGCTCCGCAACACCCTGATCCAGTGGGACCCGGAGAGCGGCCCCGTGGACACCTACGACAAGCGGCACATCCAGCCGTTCGGCGAATACATGCCGATGAGGTCGGTCGCACGGATCTTCAGCAAGGACGTCGACCGGGTGCAGCGGGACTTCGGCCCCGGCAGCAAGGTAGGCGTGTTCGACCTGGCGGGCACGAAGGTCGGGCTCGTGACCTGTTACGAGGCCGCCTTCGACGACGCCGTACGCGACACGGTCAAGGACGGCGGACAGCTGATCGCCGTACCGAGCAACAACGCGACCTTCGGGCGGAGCGAGATGACCTACCAGCAGCTGGCGATGAGCCAGGTGCGGGCGGTCGAGCACGGGCGGTCCGTCGTCGTGCCCGTCACCAGCGGCGTCAGCGCGGTGATCCGGCCGGACGGGACGATCGTGGAGAAGACGAGGATGTTCACCCCGGACGCCCTGGTCGACGAGGTGCCGCTGCGGTCCTCACTCACCCCCGCCACCCGTCTGGGGGCACTGCCCGAGGGCATCCTGGCGCTGCTCGCGGTGGCCGGTCTCGGCTGGGCGACCGCCCGTTCGGTGCGTGCGAGGAAGGTGCGGCAGGACGGGCCGGCCGGTCCGGAGGACGTCCCGGCCGCCACGTAG
- a CDS encoding IS30 family transposase — protein MDFKIRDRSAIQGRRPLSEERRLYLQLMQQGVSNREACRIVGINEKTGRRWRNGRAPSGGHVGASPITAVAPLPGLSRYLRESDRIHIADRLREKATVRAIAAELGRSPSTVSREIRRNRHPVNGQYRPHAAQARADARRPRPKPGKIGQNPQLRDFIQNHLDIRWSPEQICQALRAQFPQQPEMHVVHETVYQALYVQGRGELRRELARALRSGRARRKPRRQAQQRQPRFATPMVMISERPAEAEDRAVPGHWEGDLIIGKDGKSAIGTLVERATRYVMLLHLPGDHGAESVRDALVTTVQTLPAHLRRSLTWDQGSEMGAHGAFTIATAVPVYFCDPASPWQRGSNENTNGLLRQYFPKGTDLAVHPREHLDAVAAELNGRPRKTLGWETPAERLHKLLAA, from the coding sequence ATGGACTTCAAGATCCGGGACCGGTCCGCTATCCAGGGGCGCCGTCCCTTGTCCGAGGAACGGCGCCTCTACCTTCAGCTCATGCAGCAGGGTGTGAGCAACAGAGAGGCATGCCGGATCGTCGGCATCAACGAGAAGACCGGGCGGCGCTGGCGTAACGGCCGCGCTCCGTCCGGCGGGCACGTCGGGGCGTCACCGATCACCGCGGTGGCGCCTTTGCCCGGTCTCTCGCGGTATCTGCGCGAGAGCGACCGCATACACATCGCCGACCGGCTGCGGGAGAAGGCAACGGTCCGCGCGATAGCCGCCGAGCTCGGCCGCAGCCCGTCCACGGTCAGCCGGGAGATCCGCCGCAACCGTCACCCGGTCAACGGCCAGTACCGGCCGCACGCGGCCCAGGCCCGCGCCGATGCCCGCCGGCCCCGCCCGAAGCCCGGGAAGATCGGCCAGAACCCACAGCTGCGGGACTTCATCCAAAACCACCTGGACATTCGGTGGAGCCCTGAGCAGATCTGCCAGGCTCTGCGGGCACAGTTCCCCCAGCAGCCGGAGATGCACGTGGTCCACGAGACGGTCTACCAGGCCCTCTACGTCCAGGGGCGGGGCGAACTGCGCCGCGAGCTGGCCCGCGCCCTGCGATCGGGCCGTGCCCGGCGCAAACCCCGCCGCCAGGCCCAGCAGCGCCAGCCGCGGTTCGCCACTCCGATGGTCATGATCAGCGAACGACCGGCGGAGGCGGAGGACCGGGCCGTCCCCGGCCATTGGGAGGGCGACCTCATCATCGGCAAGGACGGCAAGTCCGCCATCGGCACCCTGGTCGAGCGCGCCACCCGCTACGTCATGCTCCTGCACCTGCCCGGCGACCACGGCGCCGAAAGCGTCCGGGACGCCCTGGTCACCACGGTCCAGACCCTGCCCGCCCACCTCCGAAGGTCCCTGACCTGGGACCAGGGAAGCGAGATGGGCGCTCACGGCGCCTTCACCATCGCCACCGCCGTCCCGGTCTACTTCTGCGACCCCGCCAGCCCCTGGCAACGAGGCTCGAACGAAAACACCAACGGCCTGCTCCGCCAGTACTTCCCCAAAGGCACCGACCTCGCCGTCCACCCCCGCGAACACCTCGACGCCGTCGCTGCTGAGCTGAACGGCCGCCCACGCAAAACGCTCGGCTGGGAAACCCCAGCCGAGCGCCTGCATAAACTACTCGCGGCCTGA
- a CDS encoding glycosyltransferase has product MSAVAWIAVGSLIVWMWLLLGQGFFWRTDQRLPLRGDPARWPSVAVVVPARDEAEVLPVSLPSLLAQDYPGDAEVFLVDDCSGDGTGRLARTLSERYGGLPLTVVTPGEPAPGWTGKLWALRHGMELARQRKPEFLLLTDADIAHEPDSLRELVAAAGSEGADGFDLVSQMARLRVTSTWERLVVPAFVYFFGQLYPFRRVNGRRSRTAAAAGGCVLLRAGAVERARIPESIRSAVIDDVSLARAVRRSGGRIWLGLADRVDSVRPYPRLADLWHMIARSAYAQLRHSPALLAGTVLGLGLVYVAPPVTLGAGLLTGDPVAAAAGGAAWAVMAGTYMPMLGYYRQSLWLAPLLPFTAVLYLLMTVDSAVQHYRGLGAAWKGRTYARPEAAPEP; this is encoded by the coding sequence ATGAGCGCCGTTGCCTGGATCGCCGTGGGTTCGCTGATCGTGTGGATGTGGCTGTTGCTCGGCCAGGGCTTCTTCTGGCGGACCGACCAGCGGCTGCCCTTGCGCGGGGACCCGGCGCGCTGGCCCTCGGTGGCCGTGGTCGTACCCGCGAGGGACGAGGCCGAGGTCCTGCCGGTGAGTCTGCCCTCCCTGCTCGCCCAGGACTATCCGGGTGACGCCGAGGTCTTCCTGGTCGACGACTGCAGCGGCGACGGCACGGGCCGGCTCGCCAGGACGCTGTCCGAGCGGTACGGCGGGCTGCCGCTGACCGTGGTGACGCCCGGCGAGCCGGCACCGGGATGGACGGGCAAACTCTGGGCCCTGCGGCACGGGATGGAGCTGGCCCGGCAGCGGAAGCCCGAATTCCTGCTCCTGACGGACGCCGACATCGCTCATGAGCCCGACAGCCTGCGCGAACTCGTCGCCGCGGCCGGGAGCGAGGGCGCGGACGGGTTCGACCTGGTCTCACAGATGGCCAGGCTGCGGGTGACGAGCACGTGGGAGCGGCTGGTCGTGCCGGCCTTCGTCTACTTCTTCGGACAGCTCTACCCGTTCCGCCGGGTGAACGGCAGGAGGTCGCGGACGGCCGCGGCGGCGGGCGGCTGCGTACTGCTGCGGGCCGGTGCTGTCGAGCGGGCGCGGATCCCGGAGTCCATCCGTTCGGCGGTGATCGACGATGTGTCGCTGGCGCGCGCCGTGCGCCGCAGCGGCGGCCGCATCTGGCTTGGACTCGCCGACCGGGTGGACAGCGTGCGGCCCTACCCTCGGCTGGCGGACCTGTGGCACATGATCGCGCGGAGCGCGTACGCCCAGCTGCGGCACAGCCCCGCGCTGCTCGCGGGCACGGTCCTCGGCCTGGGCCTGGTCTACGTCGCGCCGCCCGTCACGCTGGGAGCGGGGCTGCTGACCGGCGATCCGGTGGCAGCGGCGGCGGGTGGGGCGGCCTGGGCGGTGATGGCGGGGACGTACATGCCCATGCTCGGGTACTACCGGCAGTCGCTGTGGCTGGCACCGCTGCTGCCCTTCACCGCGGTCCTCTACCTCCTGATGACGGTGGACTCCGCGGTGCAGCACTACCGGGGGCTCGGTGCGGCCTGGAAGGGGCGTACGTACGCCCGTCCCGAGGCCGCACCGGAGCCCTGA
- a CDS encoding aspartate/glutamate racemase family protein, giving the protein MKIALMDSGIGLLAAAAAVRRLRPDADLVVSSDPGSMPWGPRTPEDVTRRALAVARAAAAHRPDALIVACNTASVHALPALRAELEPGLPVIGTVPAIKPAAAGGGPFAIWATPATTGSPYQRGLINEFARSVDVTEVPCPGLADAVEHADEEAIDRAVAAAAALTPAGVTDVVLGCTHYELVAERIRAAVESNRPNRAPLVLHGSADAVAAQALRRVGAVPAPSAEPVGTLAVLLAGHAGDLPEPALAYAEGLLLKAVTPAL; this is encoded by the coding sequence GTGAAGATCGCACTCATGGACTCGGGAATCGGCCTGCTCGCGGCAGCGGCCGCGGTACGCCGGCTGCGGCCCGACGCCGATCTGGTGGTGTCGTCGGATCCCGGGTCGATGCCCTGGGGGCCCCGTACGCCCGAGGACGTGACCCGGCGCGCGCTCGCCGTGGCCCGCGCGGCGGCGGCCCACCGGCCGGACGCCCTGATCGTCGCCTGCAACACCGCTTCCGTCCACGCCCTGCCCGCCCTGCGGGCCGAACTGGAGCCAGGACTGCCGGTCATCGGCACCGTGCCCGCGATCAAGCCGGCCGCCGCGGGCGGCGGACCCTTCGCGATCTGGGCCACGCCGGCGACCACCGGGAGCCCCTATCAGCGTGGGCTGATCAATGAATTCGCCCGCTCCGTGGACGTCACCGAAGTGCCCTGCCCGGGTCTCGCCGACGCGGTGGAGCACGCCGACGAGGAGGCGATCGACCGCGCGGTGGCCGCTGCCGCCGCCCTCACCCCCGCCGGAGTGACGGACGTCGTCCTGGGCTGCACCCACTACGAACTGGTGGCCGAACGCATTCGCGCCGCCGTCGAGAGCAACCGGCCCAACCGCGCGCCGCTCGTGCTCCACGGCTCCGCCGACGCGGTCGCGGCGCAGGCGCTGCGCCGTGTCGGGGCGGTGCCCGCTCCGTCGGCCGAACCGGTCGGCACTCTCGCCGTCCTGCTCGCCGGACACGCCGGCGACCTGCCCGAACCCGCCCTGGCCTACGCCGAGGGCCTGCTGCTCAAGGCGGTCACCCCCGCGCTCTGA
- a CDS encoding carboxymuconolactone decarboxylase family protein: MKEGVLVAGIPYPPSPQADENLEELPTPLNVFRMLNHAPPLTGPAVHLGKAILASTTLSPRLREMAILTVAARTGCRYEHSQHAPIALAVGVTGDQVDDLASGEVTEDLFTERHRTALTAVTELLTGHTLEPATLKSLQERYSGREIVELIALTGYYTMLAGLANGLDVDVDPAGDLLTPLVNQHDPSPTIAPGPSGPPNARETS; encoded by the coding sequence ATGAAGGAAGGTGTCCTCGTGGCAGGAATTCCCTACCCCCCGTCACCCCAGGCGGACGAGAATCTGGAGGAGCTGCCGACACCGTTGAACGTGTTCCGCATGCTCAATCACGCACCCCCGCTGACCGGGCCAGCCGTGCACCTCGGGAAAGCGATTCTCGCTTCCACGACACTGAGCCCACGATTGCGCGAGATGGCCATCCTGACGGTCGCCGCACGCACCGGCTGTCGGTACGAACACAGCCAGCACGCACCGATCGCCCTGGCCGTCGGAGTGACCGGCGATCAGGTCGACGACCTCGCCTCGGGAGAAGTCACCGAAGACCTCTTCACCGAGCGGCATCGGACCGCTCTGACCGCGGTGACGGAACTGCTGACCGGCCACACACTGGAGCCGGCGACGCTGAAATCCCTCCAGGAGCGGTACAGCGGTCGGGAAATCGTCGAACTCATCGCTCTGACCGGGTACTACACGATGCTGGCCGGGCTGGCCAACGGCCTGGACGTGGACGTGGACCCCGCCGGTGACCTTCTGACCCCGTTGGTCAACCAGCACGATCCGAGCCCCACCATCGCACCCGGCCCTTCCGGGCCGCCGAACGCCAGGGAGACCTCATGA
- a CDS encoding NUDIX domain-containing protein encodes MATPDFIRDIRATAGHQLLLLPGVTAVVFDDQGRVLLGRRSDTGKWSVIGGIGEPGEEPAATAEREVYEETAVRCVAERVVLTQALKPVQYANGDRCQYVDITFRCRATGGEARVNDDESLEVAWFDVDALPPLSEFSVFRIKQSLTDGPTWFERTPEA; translated from the coding sequence ATGGCTACTCCAGACTTCATCCGCGACATCCGTGCCACCGCCGGCCACCAGCTGCTCCTGCTGCCGGGAGTCACCGCCGTCGTCTTCGACGACCAGGGAAGGGTGCTGCTCGGCCGGCGGTCGGACACCGGGAAGTGGTCGGTCATCGGCGGGATCGGCGAGCCGGGCGAGGAGCCCGCGGCGACGGCCGAGCGCGAGGTGTACGAGGAGACGGCGGTGCGCTGCGTCGCGGAGCGGGTCGTGCTGACCCAGGCGCTGAAGCCGGTGCAGTACGCCAACGGCGACCGCTGCCAGTACGTCGACATCACCTTCCGCTGCCGGGCCACCGGCGGCGAGGCACGGGTGAACGACGACGAGTCGCTGGAGGTCGCGTGGTTCGACGTCGACGCGCTGCCGCCGCTGAGCGAGTTCTCGGTCTTCCGGATCAAGCAGTCCCTCACGGACGGTCCCACCTGGTTCGAGCGGACTCCCGAGGCCTGA
- a CDS encoding DUF2089 domain-containing protein — protein MDWQELTDLTRGQPFVVERVRLTDSGVAVEGQFEPPQLAQLGIDDQVFVAAFVRSHGSIKEMERIFGVSYPTIKSRLKRIAEHLDFVDTDPAPTGAADVVDRLRRGEINAQEALAELEKPR, from the coding sequence ATGGACTGGCAGGAACTGACGGACCTGACGCGTGGACAGCCGTTCGTGGTCGAGCGGGTCCGCCTCACGGACAGTGGCGTGGCTGTCGAGGGGCAGTTCGAGCCGCCGCAGCTTGCTCAGCTGGGCATCGACGACCAGGTGTTCGTCGCCGCGTTCGTACGGTCGCACGGTTCGATCAAGGAGATGGAGCGGATCTTCGGGGTGAGCTACCCGACGATCAAGTCCCGGCTGAAGCGCATCGCCGAGCACCTCGACTTCGTCGACACCGACCCGGCGCCCACCGGCGCCGCCGACGTCGTCGACCGGCTCCGGCGCGGGGAGATCAACGCCCAGGAAGCGCTGGCCGAGCTGGAGAAGCCCCGGTGA